One stretch of Dyella jiangningensis DNA includes these proteins:
- the fabZ gene encoding 3-hydroxyacyl-ACP dehydratase FabZ, with product MSDLTVPFHLPVTVEHIQQLLPHRYPFLLVDRVIELVPDKSVVALKNVTINEPFFQGHFPGHPVMPGVLIVEAMAQAAGLLTQISSRLKGNTGSPLFYLAKVDNARFNAPVVPGDQLRLEVTLKRLLRSMGLFEARTVVGDKEVASCELMCAARSEK from the coding sequence ATGAGTGACCTCACCGTGCCTTTCCACCTTCCTGTGACTGTGGAACATATCCAGCAGCTGCTGCCGCACCGCTACCCATTCCTGCTGGTCGACCGCGTGATCGAGCTCGTGCCCGACAAGAGCGTGGTGGCCCTCAAGAACGTGACCATCAACGAGCCGTTCTTCCAGGGCCACTTCCCCGGCCACCCGGTGATGCCCGGCGTGCTGATCGTGGAAGCCATGGCCCAGGCCGCCGGCCTGCTCACGCAGATTTCCAGCCGCCTCAAGGGCAACACCGGCAGCCCGCTGTTCTATCTCGCCAAGGTCGACAACGCGCGCTTCAACGCGCCGGTGGTGCCGGGCGACCAGCTGCGCCTGGAAGTGACGCTCAAGCGCCTGCTGCGCAGCATGGGCCTGTTCGAGGCGCGCACCGTGGTGGGTGACAAGGAAGTGGCGAGCTGCGAGCTGATGTGCGCCGCGAGGTCGGAGAAATGA
- the lpxD gene encoding UDP-3-O-(3-hydroxymyristoyl)glucosamine N-acyltransferase, producing the protein MSVFKTTVSELAERFGLAFHGDGERVIDGVGTLAGAGPSQLSFLSNSKYASQLASTRAGVVVMREENVADSPVAALVARDPYVAYAKIAALFERLPASPQGIHPTAVVSPNARVAPTASIGPGCVIEDGAVVEDGAILGPHCIIGPDCTVGAQSRLVARVTLVIRVTVGKRVLVHPGAVIGSDGFGLAFDRDHWIKLPQLGGVRIGDDCEIGANTTIDRGALDDTVLEEDVRLDNQIQIAHNVTIGAHTALAGCAAVAGSAKIGRYCMIGGNAGVLGHLEVADRVTITAKSLVTHSIREPGEYSSGVPLQENRLWRRNAARFKHLDEYARRLSALEKDSNNE; encoded by the coding sequence ATGAGCGTCTTCAAAACCACCGTGTCCGAGCTGGCCGAACGCTTCGGCCTCGCCTTTCATGGCGACGGCGAGCGCGTCATCGATGGCGTGGGCACCTTGGCGGGCGCGGGTCCGAGCCAGCTCAGCTTCCTTTCGAACAGCAAGTACGCCTCGCAGCTTGCGTCCACGCGCGCGGGCGTGGTGGTCATGCGCGAGGAGAACGTTGCCGACAGTCCCGTCGCCGCGCTCGTGGCGCGTGACCCCTACGTGGCCTACGCCAAGATCGCAGCGCTGTTCGAACGCCTGCCTGCCTCGCCGCAAGGCATTCATCCCACCGCGGTGGTATCGCCCAACGCACGCGTCGCGCCGACCGCCAGCATCGGGCCCGGTTGCGTGATCGAGGATGGTGCGGTGGTGGAAGACGGCGCGATCCTCGGGCCCCATTGCATCATCGGACCGGACTGCACGGTCGGCGCGCAATCGCGCCTGGTAGCCCGCGTGACATTGGTGATCCGCGTCACCGTGGGCAAACGCGTGCTGGTGCATCCGGGCGCGGTGATCGGTTCGGACGGCTTCGGCCTTGCCTTCGATCGCGACCATTGGATCAAGCTGCCCCAGCTCGGCGGCGTGCGCATCGGCGACGACTGCGAGATCGGCGCCAATACCACCATCGATCGTGGCGCGCTGGACGACACCGTGCTGGAAGAGGACGTGCGCCTGGACAACCAGATCCAGATCGCCCATAACGTGACCATCGGCGCGCATACCGCCCTGGCCGGCTGCGCCGCCGTGGCCGGCAGCGCCAAGATCGGCCGCTACTGCATGATCGGCGGCAATGCCGGCGTGCTGGGTCATCTGGAAGTGGCCGACCGGGTTACCATTACCGCCAAGAGCCTGGTCACGCACTCCATACGCGAGCCCGGTGAATATTCTTCGGGCGTCCCGCTGCAGGAAAACCGACTGTGGCGCCGCAATGCGGCCCGATTCAAGCATCTCGACGAATACGCGCGCCGGCTCTCGGCGCTGGAGAAGGACAGCAACAATGAGTGA
- the lpxB gene encoding lipid-A-disaccharide synthase gives MTPTDTANLAPLIAISAGEDSGDQLGADLVTALRRRYPQARFVGIGGARMQAVGFDSWYDIKELSLFGFVEVISHLPRLLRLRKQLVARLVDAKPAVVIGIDAPDFNLGVEKRLREAGLRTVHYVSPSVWAWREKRAEKIGRSADRVLCLFPMEPPIYARHGVDARFVGHPLADRFAMVSDRAGARDFLQLPHNVPVLAVLPGSRASEIERLGRSFIEAAGKVAATLPGLRVIVPAANERVHATLKALLGDAQGDDAPLLLDGHAHEAMLAADVVLLASGTAALEAMLAKRPMVVGYRVSPVSYRIARMLNMLKTDVYSLPNILARAAGMGDKAVLVPELMQDDFTPDKLAEATLSLFQDSERRGAIVTAFEQLHRALRGDLEGQAGDMAADAVAELVEAGRG, from the coding sequence ATGACTCCCACTGATACCGCAAACCTGGCTCCCCTCATTGCCATCAGCGCCGGCGAAGACTCCGGCGATCAGCTCGGTGCCGACCTCGTCACCGCGCTGCGCCGCCGCTATCCCCAGGCGCGCTTCGTCGGCATCGGCGGCGCGCGCATGCAGGCGGTCGGGTTCGATTCCTGGTACGACATCAAGGAACTGTCGCTGTTCGGCTTCGTCGAGGTGATCTCGCACCTGCCGCGCCTGCTGCGCCTGCGCAAGCAACTGGTCGCGCGGCTGGTCGATGCGAAGCCCGCCGTGGTGATCGGCATCGACGCACCCGATTTCAACCTCGGCGTGGAGAAGCGCCTCCGCGAGGCGGGCCTTCGTACCGTGCACTACGTCAGCCCGTCGGTGTGGGCATGGCGCGAGAAGCGTGCGGAAAAGATCGGCCGTAGCGCGGATCGTGTGTTGTGCCTGTTTCCGATGGAGCCGCCGATCTATGCCAGGCACGGCGTGGATGCCCGCTTCGTCGGGCATCCGCTCGCGGACCGCTTTGCGATGGTCTCCGACCGCGCAGGCGCGCGTGATTTCCTGCAGCTGCCGCACAACGTGCCGGTACTGGCCGTACTGCCTGGCAGCCGCGCATCGGAAATCGAGCGGCTGGGCCGCAGCTTCATCGAGGCGGCCGGCAAGGTCGCCGCCACCCTGCCCGGCCTGCGCGTCATCGTGCCGGCCGCGAACGAACGCGTGCACGCGACGCTGAAGGCCCTGTTGGGCGACGCCCAGGGCGACGACGCGCCGCTGTTGCTGGACGGCCATGCCCATGAGGCGATGCTGGCCGCGGACGTCGTCCTGCTGGCCTCGGGCACGGCGGCGTTGGAAGCCATGCTGGCGAAGCGGCCGATGGTGGTAGGTTATCGGGTCTCGCCGGTGAGCTATCGCATCGCACGCATGCTCAACATGCTGAAGACGGACGTCTATTCGCTGCCCAACATCCTCGCGCGCGCGGCTGGCATGGGCGACAAGGCCGTGCTCGTCCCGGAACTGATGCAGGACGATTTCACCCCCGACAAGCTCGCCGAAGCCACGCTGTCGCTGTTCCAGGACAGCGAGCGTCGCGGCGCGATCGTGACCGCGTTCGAACAGTTGCATCGCGCCCTGCGTGGTGACCTGGAAGGACAGGCAGGCGACATGGCGGCCGATGCCGTGGCGGAACTGGTGGAGGCCGGACGTGGCTAG
- the lpxA gene encoding acyl-ACP--UDP-N-acetylglucosamine O-acyltransferase: MIHATAQIDPSAVIASNVTIGAFSVIGADVHIGEGTVIGPHVVIEGPTRIGRDNRISQFASLGGAPQDKKFQGERTELVIGDRNQIREFVTINRGTGDGGGVTRIGNDNWLLAYVHVAHDCQIGNNTVFSNYSALAGHVEVGDWVVMAGFSGAHQFCKVGAHAFIGMGCLLGSDVPPFVMMANEQRGRPRGINSEGLKRRGFDASRISAIKRAYRTLYMAGLTLSDAREQLVAQAADSEDVRAMLEFLDRSERSLAR, from the coding sequence ATGATCCACGCCACCGCGCAGATCGATCCGTCGGCCGTCATCGCCAGCAACGTCACCATCGGCGCATTCAGCGTGATCGGTGCCGATGTGCATATCGGCGAAGGCACGGTGATCGGACCGCACGTGGTGATCGAGGGTCCGACCCGCATCGGCCGCGACAATCGCATCAGCCAGTTCGCCTCGCTGGGCGGCGCGCCGCAGGACAAGAAGTTCCAGGGCGAGCGCACCGAACTGGTGATCGGCGATCGCAACCAGATCCGCGAGTTCGTCACGATCAATCGTGGCACGGGCGATGGCGGCGGCGTTACGCGCATCGGCAACGACAACTGGTTGCTCGCTTACGTGCATGTCGCGCACGACTGCCAGATCGGCAACAACACGGTTTTCTCCAACTACTCGGCGCTGGCCGGCCACGTCGAAGTCGGCGACTGGGTGGTGATGGCCGGTTTCTCCGGCGCGCACCAGTTCTGCAAGGTGGGCGCGCATGCGTTCATCGGCATGGGCTGCCTGCTGGGTTCGGACGTGCCGCCGTTCGTGATGATGGCCAACGAGCAGCGCGGCCGTCCGCGCGGCATCAACAGCGAAGGCCTCAAGCGCCGCGGTTTCGACGCGTCGCGCATCTCCGCGATCAAGCGTGCCTACCGCACGCTCTACATGGCCGGCCTTACCCTGTCCGATGCCCGCGAACAACTGGTGGCACAGGCCGCCGACAGCGAAGACGTGCGCGCCATGCTGGAGTTCCTCGATCGCAGCGAGCGCTCGCTGGCGCGCTGA
- the bamA gene encoding outer membrane protein assembly factor BamA: MKRIAALILLASLSANALAFEPFVVSDIRIDGLSRISQGTVLNYLPVNRGDRLTNDSAQRAIRALYQTKFFSDVEVDREGDIMVIKVVERPSIAKLNIRGNKDIKEDDLRKGLKEIGLSEGETFDRLSLDRVQQELVRQYYNRGKYNVSVEPHVTNLDRNRVAIDIEIREGKVAKIKEINIVGNKAFTDKEIRKGFESDTSNWMSWYSKDDQYSREKLSGDLEKLQSYYMDRGYADFGVDSTQVTIAPDKRTMYIAASVKEGDIYTISEVHLLGELILPEDSLKQLVYVKKGDTFNRKAIEASTNSIKSILASIGYAFAKVTPVPKLDKDKRTVDLTLYIEPGKRVYVRRVIFQGNTRTEDDVMRREMRQLEGSWFSQPAIDRSKIRLQRLGYFKTVNIDKALVPGTEDQVDLTAKVEEQSAGSLMFGVGYSQYSGIILSASVSQNNFLGTGDSFTVGASRSDYSTSVNASYFNPYLTDSGVGIGYNAGFTKSNYADTNSDFVNYESSMKSFSSFLSFPISETDNIRTGLGISSNKINLAYEYQTFDANGNPTGQTTTVNYSPQIMIDYQNAIGHKTIHTWDATIGWTHDTRNGYWAPTRGGLISLSTDIALPGSTVQYYKIFGEANHYWPIGKGFVLYLDGQVGYGKAYGQTFDYNGGTSYKAGDPVTFPFWENYYSGGVRDVRGFQDNTLGPRVCTGTNADGSPIQPNKDGTCTGGYYSYAQPIGGAFKVLGTAELYLPLPFLKDINTARVSWFVDVGNVYQDYQSFKASELRASTGISLHWQAPIGPLIINFAVPLRTQQADNHYEERIQFTFGSQF, from the coding sequence ATGAAGCGTATCGCCGCCCTGATCTTGCTTGCCTCACTGTCCGCCAACGCACTCGCCTTCGAGCCGTTCGTCGTTTCCGATATTCGTATCGACGGCCTCAGCCGCATCTCCCAGGGCACGGTGCTCAACTACCTGCCCGTCAACCGGGGCGACCGACTCACCAACGACAGCGCGCAGCGCGCCATTCGCGCCCTGTACCAGACCAAGTTCTTCAGCGACGTGGAAGTCGATCGCGAAGGCGACATCATGGTCATCAAGGTGGTGGAGCGCCCGTCCATCGCCAAGCTCAACATCCGCGGCAACAAGGACATCAAGGAAGACGACCTGCGCAAGGGCCTGAAGGAGATCGGCCTGTCCGAAGGCGAAACCTTCGACCGCCTGTCGCTGGATCGCGTGCAGCAGGAACTGGTGCGCCAGTACTACAACCGCGGCAAGTACAACGTGTCGGTCGAGCCGCACGTGACCAACCTCGATCGCAACCGTGTCGCCATCGATATCGAGATCCGCGAAGGCAAGGTCGCGAAGATCAAGGAAATCAACATCGTCGGCAACAAGGCGTTCACCGACAAGGAAATCCGCAAGGGTTTCGAGTCGGACACGTCGAACTGGATGTCCTGGTATTCCAAGGACGACCAGTATTCGCGCGAGAAGCTTTCGGGCGACCTCGAGAAGCTGCAGTCCTACTACATGGACCGCGGCTACGCCGACTTCGGCGTCGACTCCACGCAGGTGACCATCGCGCCGGACAAGCGCACGATGTACATCGCCGCCAGCGTGAAGGAAGGCGACATCTACACCATCTCCGAGGTGCATCTGCTCGGTGAGCTGATCCTCCCCGAGGATTCGCTCAAGCAGCTGGTGTACGTGAAGAAGGGCGACACCTTCAACCGCAAGGCGATCGAGGCCAGCACCAACTCGATCAAGAGCATCCTCGCCAGCATCGGCTACGCGTTCGCCAAGGTGACGCCGGTGCCGAAGCTGGACAAGGACAAGCGCACCGTCGACCTCACGCTCTACATCGAGCCGGGCAAGCGCGTGTACGTGCGTCGCGTGATCTTCCAGGGCAACACCCGCACGGAAGACGACGTGATGCGCCGCGAAATGCGCCAGCTGGAAGGCAGCTGGTTCTCGCAGCCGGCGATCGACCGTTCGAAGATCCGCCTGCAGCGCCTGGGCTACTTCAAGACCGTCAACATCGACAAGGCCCTGGTGCCCGGCACCGAGGACCAGGTCGACCTGACCGCGAAGGTGGAAGAACAGTCCGCCGGCAGCCTGATGTTCGGCGTGGGCTACTCGCAGTACTCGGGCATCATCCTGTCCGCATCGGTGTCGCAGAACAACTTCCTCGGCACCGGTGACAGCTTCACCGTGGGCGCGTCGCGCAGCGACTACTCCACCTCGGTCAACGCGAGCTACTTCAACCCGTACCTCACCGACAGCGGCGTGGGCATCGGTTACAACGCTGGCTTCACCAAGAGCAATTACGCCGACACCAACAGTGACTTCGTGAACTACGAAAGTTCGATGAAGTCGTTCTCGAGCTTCCTCAGCTTCCCGATCTCGGAAACGGACAACATCCGCACCGGCCTGGGCATCAGCAGCAACAAGATCAACCTCGCCTACGAGTACCAGACGTTTGACGCGAACGGCAATCCCACCGGTCAGACGACGACGGTGAACTACTCGCCGCAGATCATGATCGACTACCAGAATGCGATCGGTCACAAGACCATCCATACCTGGGACGCGACCATCGGCTGGACCCACGACACCCGCAACGGTTACTGGGCGCCGACGCGCGGCGGCCTGATCTCGCTGTCGACCGACATCGCGCTGCCGGGCTCCACCGTGCAGTACTACAAGATCTTCGGCGAGGCGAACCACTACTGGCCGATCGGCAAGGGTTTCGTGCTGTACCTGGACGGCCAGGTCGGTTACGGCAAGGCCTACGGCCAGACGTTCGACTACAACGGCGGCACCAGCTACAAGGCGGGCGACCCGGTCACCTTCCCGTTCTGGGAGAACTACTACTCCGGCGGTGTGCGTGACGTGCGCGGCTTCCAGGACAACACCCTGGGCCCCCGCGTGTGTACCGGCACGAACGCCGACGGTTCTCCGATCCAGCCCAACAAGGACGGCACCTGTACCGGCGGCTACTACTCCTACGCACAGCCGATCGGCGGCGCGTTCAAGGTGCTGGGCACGGCCGAGCTGTACCTGCCGCTGCCGTTCCTCAAGGACATCAACACGGCCCGCGTGTCGTGGTTCGTCGACGTCGGCAACGTGTACCAGGACTACCAGAGCTTCAAGGCGAGCGAACTGCGCGCCTCGACCGGTATCTCGCTGCACTGGCAGGCGCCGATCGGCCCGCTGATCATCAACTTCGCGGTGCCGCTGCGCACCCAGCAGGCGGACAACCATTACGAGGAGCGCATCCAGTTCACCTTCGGCAGCCAGTTCTGA